The Anopheles merus strain MAF chromosome 2L, AmerM5.1, whole genome shotgun sequence genome has a segment encoding these proteins:
- the LOC121592877 gene encoding uncharacterized protein LOC121592877, with protein sequence MWRATRQEEMSGSNSRGQVNGDGPETRSKLNLAAKPFMLPSRRTSAAPSSSQGDSNGSSNSSSKIQDIAYIGPTHLPVNTRVWNSISSFSLEDIARTVPPARPAQSQIINVFPSNGPPATASCLKSPFQNPASQTSQFPFGPILLDNGVIQLRLRDSITVDMTVEGSVKVVNGNHNIAIAVSSDTMATAMHHPNGIVFQNGPRVDIAAVDARRKYPYIRFAKMWQKGISLTSARCALIYLVDAAGTRTTSDMISMDTEADYVNQVFFNGVVPAAHNYVDQWQIIRSSSYQLGQEGSLLFQVNGFRITQGGDGLVKISRSNNRCSIRTSPTNGCATVTTNAIHCTASLGTSSHLFVRREERRMHFDGATFIVRNAGHSAGFDELDRLRVY encoded by the exons ATGTGGCGCGCAACGCGACAAGAAGAAATGTCCGGCTCGAACAGTAGGGGGCAAGTGAACGGGGACGGTCCGGAAACGCGGTCCAAG CTAAATTTGGCAGCAAAGCCTTTCATGTTGCCGTCACGTCGCACGAGTGCGGCCCCATCCAGCTCGCAGGGCGACAGCAATGGCAGCAGTAACAGTAGTAGCAAAATTCAAGACATTGCCTACATTGGCCCAACCCATCTTCCCGTTAACACGCGTGTGTGGAACTCGATTTCGTCCTTCTCGCTAGAAGACATTGCCCGAACGGTGCCTCCTGCCCGACCTGCACAAAGCCAGATCATAAATGTTTTCCCTAGCAATGGTCCACCGGCAACAGCAAGCTGCTTAAAATCTCCGTTTCAAAACCCGGCCTCCCAGACCTCCCAGTTTCCTTTCGGACCAATTTTGCTGGACAATGGAGTTATACAGCTGCGCTTGCGGGATTCGATTAC AGTGGACATGACCGTGGAAGGCTCAGTGAAGGTTGTCAACGGCAACCATAACATAGCAATAGCTGTTTCCAGTGATACGATGGCTACTGCGATGCACCATCCAAATGGGATCGTGTTTCAAAACGGCCCACGGGTCGATATTGCAGCGGTTGACGCAAGGCGCAAATATCCCTACAT CCGGTTTGCAAAAATGTGGCAGAAAGGAATCAGCCTAACCAGTGCGAGATGTGCGCTGATTTATCTCGTCGATGCGGCCGGTACGCGCACAACGTCTGATATGATTAGCATGGATACGGAAGCGGATTATGTGAACCAAGTTTTTTTCAA TGGTGTAGTGCCTGCTGCACACAACTACGTCGACCAGTGGCAAATCATCAGGAGCTCGAGCTACCAGCTGGGACAGGAGGGTAGCCTCCTGTTTCAGGTAAATGGCTTCCGTATCACGCAGGGCGGTGATGGGTTGGTAAAAATATCTCGCTCCAACAACCGCTGCTCGATCCGTACCAGCCCTACCAACGGTTGCGCGACTGTCACAACAAACGCCATCCACTGCACAGCTTCACTGGGAACGTCCTCGCACCTGTTCGTTCG ACGTGAAGAGCGTCGGATGCATTTTGACGGGGCTACGTTCATCGTGCGCAATGCTGGCCATTCCGCTGGTTTTGATGAGCTTGATCGATTGCGTGTCTATTGA
- the LOC121592879 gene encoding uncharacterized protein LOC121592879: MPAHSAGVTGGGGQCRLGRFFLLTKSFSSITAANRAVALISIVLMLLQFNTPPVEALRCYACGLTQTSGDVRCVTEPQSVEGQSVVTCSRKYCTITRQELVDPPGKLVTFLRGCEENPLYLDEVIEDPTFITYYRSCTTDLCNDGDALGSSGSALTGLNEGASDNLLVPGLPSSGGSGPAPAATSPLLVIIKITSLSLSVARIVA; this comes from the exons ATGCCAGCTCACAGTGCAGGCgtcactggtggtggtggccaaTGTCGATTGGGTCGATTTTTCCTGTTAACTAAATCGTTTTCTTCAATTACCGCTGCCAACAGGGCTGTCGCGCTGATTTCGATTGTGTTAATGTTGCTACAATTTAACACCCCACCGGTCGAAG CGTTGCGCTGTTACGCCTGTGGTTTGACGCAAACTTCCGGCGACGTGCGCTGCGTAACGGAGCCACAAAGTGTAGAGGGCCAGAGTGTCGTAACCTGCTCCAGGAAGTATTGTACCATCACGCGACAGGAGTTAGTG GATCCTCCCGGCAAGCTGGTTACTTTCCTGCGAGGATGCGAAGAGAACCCATTG TATCTCGACGAAGTCATCGAAGATCCCACCTTCATCACCTACTACCGGTCGTGCACGACCGATCTGTGCAACGATGGTGACGCGCTCGGATCCTCCGGTTCCGCCCTGACCGGGCTCAACGAGGGTGCATCCGATAATCTGCTCGTGCCCGGATTGCCGAGCAGTGGCGGCTCTGGACCGGCACCGGCAGCGACATCTCCATTACTGGTGATCATTAAAATCACATCACTGTCGCTATCGGTGGCACGCATCGTCGCGTAG